In Hoplias malabaricus isolate fHopMal1 chromosome 6, fHopMal1.hap1, whole genome shotgun sequence, a single window of DNA contains:
- the LOC136700269 gene encoding verrucotoxin subunit beta-like, with translation MAVEFYIQSTPVARDVPLLQTLAVVFIKGGTPEVNGIIRNDGQVIVKFLLAGRKGRAENVAVNGARWAGTGKGDSILEISALSRPLHLGMLYNALNDQLIPGFSIWKTEDIDKATVVRPQPSTRFQVAGSESLSEKTSLLEVSASVKLSFFCWLIKAGGSAHYLKSNTSSTHQCSVTLRYHKSTEFKELRISELDSPNAQILEVTDATHVVVGVLYGADAIMEFQQTASNALDKKEIQGDLHVMIKKIPSIEISGDGSLKMDDDDKKKVQNFSCKCFGDFDLKENPSTFEEAVKVYKELPTLLGEKEEKAVPVKVWLYPLSKLINTESQFKTMITEEQVSEVEKVMDDFHQAEKRTNDLLEKSKGIKAADLVDKLEQFQSSLRAFTVQFLKKMAALIPEIRGGTMKETTLKDLLMSLNKSGFSGREMKQWLDEKDTETDVVIKYINKIQDYTIKPPGPELDSFLMDPDVTDALVFSFTSLKYEEPYLKKISQAAENFRSGSTSGPPIQDTTEEVPWYKKRDVKEVLDSTLSLYNTNNPSKKVISFISDPEHPGASIRWYKNTILKDPHVTGNLLKIPQKSKLSNLCQWLGALLAVRPDNIQIRSTCPVLCF, from the exons ATGGCAGTAGAGTTCTATATCCAGAGCACCCCAGTAGCAAGAGATGTTCCATTGCTGCAGACATTGGCAGTGGTATTCATAAAAGGCGGAACCCCCGAAGTGAACGGCATAATCAGGAATGATGGACAGGTAATCGTCAAGTTCCTGCTGGCTGGTCGGAAAGGCAGAGCAGAGAATGTTGCGGTAAATGGAGCACGGTGGGCTGGGACAG GTAAAGGAGACTCCATCCTGGAGATCAGTGCCCTCAGCAGACCACTGCATCTGGGAATGCTCTACAATGCCCTGAACGACCAACTAATCCCAG GATTCAGCATCTGGAAGACTGAGGATATTGATAAAGCTACTGTAGTCAGACCACAGCCAAGTACAAGATTCCAGGTAGCAGGATCAGAGTCTCTCAGTGAGAAGACCAGTCTGTTAGAAGTGAGTGCCTCAGTGAAGCTTAGCTTCTTCTGTTGGCTGATAAAGGCTGGAGGTTCTGCCCATTATCTGAAGAGCAATACCTCCTCCACTCATCAGTGCAGTGTCACTCTGCGTTACCATAAATCTACAGAGTTTAAAGAGCTCAGAATATCTGAGCTAGACTCTCCAAATGCTCAGATATTAGAAGTGACAGATGCTACACATGTTGTTGTTGGTGTGCTCTATGGGGCTGATGCAATCATGGAATTCCAACAAACAGCCAGCAATGCTTTGGATAAAAAGGAAATCCAAGGAGACCTACATGTGATGATCAAAAAGATACCCTCAATTGAGATCAGTGGGGATGGAAGCCTTAAAATGGATGATGATGACAAGAAGAAGGTGCAGAACTTCAGCTGCAAATGTTTTGGAGATTTTGATCTAAAAGAGAACCCTTCTACATTTGAGGAAGCTGTGAAGGTGTACAAAGAGCTGCCCACCCTGCTGggggagaaggaagagaaggctgtgcctgtgaaggtctggttgTACCCACTGAGCAAGCTTATAAACACAGAGTCACAGTTTAAGACAATGATCACAGAGGAACAGGTGTCTGAGGTGGAGAAAGTGATGGATGATTTCCACCAAGCTGAGAAGAGAACCAACGACCTACTGGAGAAGAGCAAAGGGATAAAGGCTGCAGACCTTGTCGACAAACTAGAGCAGTTCCAGAGCAGTCTGAGGGCTTTCACTGTTCAGTTTCTGAAGAAAATGGCAGCTTTGATTCCAGAAATCAGAGGAGGAACTATGAAGGAAACAACCCTGAAAGACCTCCTGATGTCCCTGAATAAATCTGGCTTCAGTGGAAGAGAAATGAAGCAGTGGCTGGATGAAAAGGACACTGAGACTGATGTTGTGATAAAGTACATCAATAAGATACAAGATTACACAATTAAACCTCCAGGACCTGAGCTTGACTCATTCCTCATGGACCCAGATGTGACTGATGCCCTTGTGTTCAGCTTCACCTCTCTGAAGTATGAGGAACCATACCTCAAAAAAATCTCACAGGCAGCTGAGAACTTCAGGAGTGGTTCCACAAGTGGCCCACCTATACAGGACACAACAGAGGAAGTCCCCTGGTACAAGAAAAGGgatgtcaaggaggtcctggaTTCCACACTAAGTTTGTACAACACCAATAACCCCAGCAAGAAAGTGATCAGTTTTATCTCAGACCCAGAACACCCAGGAGCTTCAATCCGCTGGTATAAAAACACCATCCTCAAGGATCCACATGTAACAGGAAACCTGTTGAAAATAC CCCAGAAAAGCAAGTTGAGCAACCTATGCCAGTGGTTAGGCGCTCTTCTCGCAGTACGGCCGGACAACATTCAAATCCGCTCCACCTGCCCCGTGCTGTGCTTCTGA